A region of Frederiksenia canicola DNA encodes the following proteins:
- the ompA gene encoding porin OmpA, translating into MKKSLIALAVSGFAIASVQAAPQANTFYVGAKAGWATFHNDINQFDSKYAGDSRYDLAVGGGYGVNRHSVTYGVFGGYQIIDNLAVELGYDYFGRVRGNENEFRAFKHSAHGTHLSLKPSYELVKDLDVYGKVGAALIRNDYKYYSKTKETNKYHNLKTSLLLGAGVEYAILPELAVRLEYQWLSRIGNEDKAFAKGGVPNTNENYSPDSHSVAIGLSYRFGQGAAPVAAPEVVTKNFAFSSDVLFDFNKANLKSSAASALDAAHTEINALGLANPAVQVAGYTDRIGSEAYNLKLSQKRAETVANYIVSKGVNPANVTAVGYGKANPVTGNTCDAVKGRKALIACLAPDRRVEIQVQGSKEVVM; encoded by the coding sequence ATGAAAAAATCTTTAATTGCATTAGCAGTTTCTGGTTTCGCAATTGCTTCTGTTCAAGCAGCTCCACAAGCAAACACTTTCTATGTTGGTGCTAAAGCAGGTTGGGCAACATTCCACAATGACATCAACCAGTTTGATTCTAAATACGCTGGTGATTCACGTTATGACCTTGCAGTAGGTGGAGGCTATGGTGTTAATCGTCACTCAGTAACTTACGGTGTATTTGGTGGTTATCAAATCATTGATAACTTAGCTGTTGAGTTAGGTTACGATTACTTTGGTCGTGTACGTGGCAACGAAAATGAATTCCGTGCATTCAAACACTCTGCTCATGGTACACATTTAAGTCTGAAGCCAAGTTATGAACTTGTTAAAGACTTAGATGTTTATGGTAAGGTTGGAGCTGCATTAATTCGTAATGACTATAAATACTATAGTAAAACAAAAGAAACGAATAAATATCATAATTTAAAAACTTCTCTACTTTTAGGTGCTGGTGTTGAATATGCGATTCTTCCTGAGTTAGCAGTACGTTTAGAATACCAATGGTTAAGCCGTATTGGTAATGAAGATAAAGCTTTTGCTAAAGGTGGTGTTCCAAATACAAATGAAAATTATAGCCCAGATTCACACTCTGTAGCTATCGGTTTGTCTTACCGCTTCGGTCAAGGTGCGGCGCCAGTTGCAGCTCCAGAAGTTGTTACTAAAAACTTCGCATTTAGCTCAGATGTATTGTTTGACTTCAACAAAGCAAACTTAAAATCATCAGCAGCTTCTGCGTTAGATGCAGCTCACACCGAAATCAACGCATTAGGTTTAGCTAACCCAGCTGTGCAAGTTGCTGGTTACACTGACCGTATCGGTAGCGAAGCATACAACTTAAAACTTTCTCAAAAACGTGCTGAAACTGTAGCTAACTACATCGTTTCTAAAGGCGTTAATCCAGCTAACGTAACTGCGGTAGGTTACGGTAAAGCTAACCCAGTAACTGGCAACACTTGTGATGCGGTTAAAGGTCGTAAAGCACTTATCGCTTGTTTAGCACCAGACCGTCGTGTTGAAATCCAAGTTCAAGGTTCTAAAGAAGTTGTTATGTAA
- the matP gene encoding macrodomain Ter protein MatP, producing the protein MRYQKLEVQEANWKWKYLLKKYREGENVTKYDETSLIELKIQLLTTLQNSPEEIEQWIKKEMTSDQRRRMRQSIRARRKRFFNAEKQSTRKKSIDLDYSSWLRLSKLATKMEMTLSETIHYLADEYENKQIYAEQVDKMKENLKALLK; encoded by the coding sequence ATGCGATACCAAAAATTAGAGGTTCAAGAAGCCAATTGGAAATGGAAATATCTGTTGAAAAAATATCGAGAAGGTGAAAATGTCACTAAATATGACGAAACGAGCCTAATTGAGCTTAAAATACAACTGCTCACTACATTGCAGAATTCGCCTGAAGAGATTGAACAGTGGATCAAAAAAGAAATGACTTCTGATCAGCGGCGGAGAATGCGTCAGTCGATTCGAGCAAGACGCAAACGCTTTTTTAATGCGGAAAAACAGTCAACTCGCAAAAAATCTATTGATCTTGACTATTCCAGTTGGCTTCGTTTGTCCAAACTCGCCACAAAAATGGAGATGACACTGTCCGAAACAATCCACTATCTCGCTGATGAGTATGAGAACAAACAGATTTATGCGGAACAAGTGGACAAAATGAAAGAAAACCTAAAAGCATTATTAAAATAG